ATTTCCCGGATATGAAAATTGTATTCCCTGAAACATATCTATTTGCTCTGCAGCATGAATCGGCCACAAGAATTGTGGAGGATAATGTGTGGGAAGAAATTcgcaacttcaagaaatgcctTATTATGATGTTTGCAAAGCAAGAGAAGGATGTGCTGTTTCTTGAGACAGTGATGGGCTTCGCACAACAACGCTGCCATTGTTTGATTGAGTGTATTCCTTTGCCCCGAGAAATCGCCAAACAAGCTCCTCTTTGTTTTAAAAAGGTActgttctttttcctttgtAGAAAAAGGTGTTGTTCTGTACTCGGTTGATTTTTGTGCTTTGAaggtttttgtttcttttatggGGGAGAAGGGTCAGGCTAGTTAGTTAATATATCACCAAGAATATTATCTGGGTTCTATCTTCACAAGTGGCCGGCATGATCTCCATTCTCCACAATTAATCTTAAGAAAAGACACTCGTGATTCTTCACTAGAAGCTAGCAGTCGATGTTTATCGCATTGAAAACTGGATCTGCGATGCATGGATTGTATAGTGTACATATCTGAGTTCATGTGTCTGAGTTGAAAATACCGTAAGtgcttgttatttatttattattgtttttctaAAAGAAGTTTATTTTAGGCGATTGATGAAGCCGAGGATGAATGGAGCCAACAAAATGCAAAGAAGTTCATTGATACAAGCCAAAAGGGGTTGCGTGGTTCAATTCCCAAAAACTTTCCATACTTCCATGTTGAGTTTGGTCTATATAAGTTATTTGTCCATGTAATAGATGACGAGAAACAGTTTAAGAGCAGCCTCGGCCTAAATGTCATAAAAGGCATGCTACAGTTGCCAGAGGAAGACATGCATCGTCGCCGAAGgtatgagtccattgaagttcAAAGGGAAGCAGTTAAAATCTTTGTCCAAGACTGGGGACCTTTTGATTGTACAAAACAGCTTCAGCAGGCATTGTGACAGTGTCAAAGCGCGCAGTTAGAACTCATTGCCTGCAGCTGCATCTTCCATTCAGCATTATTTAACTGATTCAGGAATCAGGATGCCACTAGCACAAAAGGCACCCTTTTCCACATGAATATCCTCATCACGATTCACGCCTATAATCTGTAAGAGCGTAAAAAAGATGAATGTGAAATCAGGCACCAGAATGGAAACCCCACATTCCCAATATGTTCTCAGTTCCTTTGATCGGCGGTCTTCTTTCGTGCCATAGCAAATATGATTTTGTCAAGCTTCTCAGCCTTTTCCAGCACAATCTCATTCTGTGGGAGCGAAAGGATGGAcagattgatgatatttttttcctaGCTAGGGCAAAACAAGCAATGAATGAATAGAAATCAACCTGAGGTTTATGGATCAACCTACCAAAAGAAGATGTCTCTGTTGCATCTCCCGAATGAAAAGGAATAGGAATGACTTAGATATTGGGTCTTGACTGCAGAGAAGGTGTTTTAACAAGTTTAATGTTGCAAAGAAGATATTGACTCCTTAATTTTCTCGATTGCTAGTCCATTATGTTTGAGAGTCTCGGAAATTATGACAACATCTGTATTCAATCAAAGTGACAATCATTAACAACTGAATTTCTAGCGGATTCATTCTTAATATTCTACTTGGCAACTCCCCCATTCTCTgaatttcttcttatttttgacAACCTTAGGGGCTTTGCCCTGTCTTGTCTCTTGACCATATTCGTATCagcaagaataaataaataaaaaaattctccatttcactttaaaattgataatatcatatcattttGGGCCTGGGGTAGTGCCATTGCTTGTTCAATTGTCAAAGTATCACCAAAATCTTTATATGGGCTACTTGGTCTTGTGAATGTTGTTACGCTCCGATCCAATCAACCAAAGAAGTTTCTTTAACAGTAAGGAAACAAATGTTAATACTTAGTTCATGTGAAGTTAGAAAAAATAGTTATTGGATagttttgaaagatttatatatatatatatatatataaattatacgcATAGTCTAActtgatatcatatatttaaaaattgatgGTTACTTCAAGAATTTTAGTAACATGATATTTGACAATTGATAAGAGagaattatactatatatataggaaattacatttataattaattgatgTGAAGAGCCCTCCATGGATTACAAGAGCTTAATTGGGATGGCATTGTGCATCATGTGAAGGTGAGGAACAATGGATTTTGTGGGAATGCCCCCATGCACTCATTTCCCACCACATTTTGTCATGTTGCACCCATCAGGAGGATGGACTCTTTTAGCAGCAAGAGTAAAATGAATCTACACTCTACAGAAAAGTAGTTGACCCCTGGTCTGTTGAGTCCAATCCCTCGATTGAACTCCACACCAACTGGTTGTTGATGTTTGAGACATATA
This genomic interval from Carya illinoinensis cultivar Pawnee chromosome 2, C.illinoinensisPawnee_v1, whole genome shotgun sequence contains the following:
- the LOC122300710 gene encoding CWF19-like protein 2 isoform X1, whose protein sequence is MRRCHLPLPLRASVSNSQHESATRIVEDNVWEEIRNFKKCLIMMFAKQEKDVLFLETVMGFAQQRCHCLIECIPLPREIAKQAPLCFKKAIDEAEDEWSQQNAKKFIDTSQKGLRGSIPKNFPYFHVEFGLYKLFVHVIDDEKQFKSSLGLNVIKGMLQLPEEDMHRRRRYESIEVQREAVKIFVQDWGPFDCTKQLQQAL
- the LOC122300710 gene encoding CWF19-like protein 2 isoform X2 codes for the protein MKIVFPETYLFALQHESATRIVEDNVWEEIRNFKKCLIMMFAKQEKDVLFLETVMGFAQQRCHCLIECIPLPREIAKQAPLCFKKAIDEAEDEWSQQNAKKFIDTSQKGLRGSIPKNFPYFHVEFGLYKLFVHVIDDEKQFKSSLGLNVIKGMLQLPEEDMHRRRRYESIEVQREAVKIFVQDWGPFDCTKQLQQAL